Part of the Acomys russatus chromosome 19, mAcoRus1.1, whole genome shotgun sequence genome, GTGGGGCTGGTGTGGGCCACGGACTGGCGGCTCATCCTGGACTGGGTGCCCTACATCAACGGCAAGTTTAAGAATGAGAATTAGGAGCCCCTTTCCTCAGCTGCAGACCTCGCAGGTGTCACACCCCTGCTGCCTCAAGAACAACCTAACCCTGTGGAAGATGCTTTGGAAGCCGGATGCCCCGGGGAGCTTCTGC contains:
- the LOC127203864 gene encoding cytochrome b-c1 complex subunit 10, which produces MLTRFLGPRYRELAKNWIPTASMWGTVGAVGLVWATDWRLILDWVPYINGKFKNEN